The following are encoded together in the Daucus carota subsp. sativus chromosome 5, DH1 v3.0, whole genome shotgun sequence genome:
- the LOC108221392 gene encoding uncharacterized protein LOC108221392: MTNPRICSEVHVPLSQTTTGVPTGTFPIIASIPLGTTAAQTTAALIFGTLPPKTQVIATVTDNGTDYSIVMTTTRGGTGNDGVHITDYDSSDSEQEHDTPPRKRRDTDHTRNRRSRFRKDNNEPRGPTNQTYEERIRAYEEEIARLKRDQARLPPLEPWDENPRRSSMNQIHLLPAGDPDNPVPPFTEKIMGARISRKFKLPTIKAYDGTGDPVNHVRTFMNALLLQPVTEAIKCRAFPETLSGMAQHWYSRLPPNSISCFADLSKAIIGQFVGSKTHSKSSASLMNLHQAKNESLQEYMNHFTKEALKVPDLDPKVAMIALQQGTTDDNFRRSLAKRAPDNMNDFQERAGKYIKAEESLRKSQNNQGLSTNFKKRGSDTKYNAENKYSKKDDGEKSPAKKKLGPRFTEYAKLNAPRSQILMEIEKDESVRWLKSIRTDSKKRNKDLYCRFHKDTGHKTDDCRQLKDEIEFLIQRGKLSKFTRDGDKNHRDNDNRGRDNDDKRT, from the coding sequence ATGACGAACCCAAGAATATGTTCAGAAGTACATGTTCCACTCAGCCAGACGACCACCGGAGTCCCGACCGGAACGTTCCCCATCATCGCCTCCATCCCACTCGGGACTACCGCTGCTCAAACCACCGCTGCCCtgatttttggcacgctgcccccAAAGACTCAGGTTATTGCAACCGTTACCGACAACGGCACCGATTACTCAATTGTCATGACCACTACTCGTGGAGGTACGGGTAATGATGGCGTACACATAACTGATTACGACTCCTCCGACTCGGAGCAGGAACATGATACCCCTCCTCGAAAGAGAAGAGATACCGACCATACTCGAAACCGCCGAAGCCGCTTCAGGAAAGACAATAATGAACCCCGGGGGCCGACGAACCAAACTTATGAGGAACGAATCCGCGCCTACGAAGAGGAAATTGCACGATTAAAGAGAGACCAGGCAAGGTTGCCGCCCCTAGAACCGTGGGATGAAAACCCTCGTCGGTCAAGCATGAATCAGATCCACTTGTTGCCAGCTGGCGATCCTGATAACCCCGTTCCACCCTTTACCGAAAAAATTATGGGTGCAAGAATCTCCagaaaattcaagctcccaaccatcAAAGCCTATGATGGCACGGGTGATCCTGTTAACCACGTCCGGACCTTTATGAACGCTCTATTGCTCCAACCAGTCACGGAGGCAATTAAGTGCCGTGCTTTTCCTGAGACCTTGAGCGGGATGGCGcaacactggtatagtcgcTTACCTCCAAATTCTATTTCTTGTTTTGCTGACTTGAGCAAGGCCATCATAGggcaatttgttggaagcaaaacacaCTCCAAAAGCTCCGCCTCGTTAATGAATTTACACCAGGCTAAGAACGAATCGCTCCAAGAGTATATGAATCATTTTACCAAGGAAGCCTTAAAGGTCCCAGACCTAGATCCAAAGGTAGCTatgattgcactccaacaaggTACTACCGATGACAACTTCCGTCGATCTttagccaagagggcccctgatAATATGAATGATTTTCAAGAgagagccgggaagtatattaAGGCGGAGGAAAGCTTGAGAAAATCTCAGAACAATCAGGGACTGAGTACTAACTTCAAGAAGCGCGGGAGTGACACCAAGTATAACGCTGAGAATAAATACTCCAAGAAGGACGACGGTGAAAAGTCACCTGCTAAAAAGAAACTAGGGccgaggttcactgagtatgcTAAGCTTAATgccccgaggagtcaaatcctgATGGAGATTGAGAAGGATGAAAGTGTTAGATGGCTGAAGTCTATAAGAACCGACTCGAAGAAACGgaacaaagatttatattgtcgattccaTAAAGACAccggacataagaccgatgattgccggcagttgaaggatgaaatTGAGTTCTTGATCCAAAGAGGCAAGTTGTCCAAATTTACCAGAGATGGAGACAAGAATCATAGGGATAATGACAATCGTGGAAGAGACAACGACGATAAAAGAACTTag